In Desulfobotulus pelophilus, the following proteins share a genomic window:
- the rplE gene encoding 50S ribosomal protein L5, which translates to MSYLKKKYQEEIAPQLMEAFQYKNPMQVPRIEKVVLNMGLGEAIHNSKILDSAAEELARISGQKPVITRAKKSIAAFKLREGMPIGCTVTLRQGRMYDFLARLLNAALPRVRDFKGVSGKAFDGNGNYTLGIREQIIFPEIDYDKIDKVKGLNVCIVTSAKTNGEAKELLRLMGMPFRN; encoded by the coding sequence ATGTCGTATTTGAAGAAGAAGTACCAAGAGGAGATTGCTCCTCAGCTGATGGAGGCTTTTCAGTACAAGAATCCCATGCAGGTTCCCCGTATTGAAAAAGTGGTTCTGAATATGGGACTGGGTGAAGCCATCCATAATAGTAAAATTCTGGATTCCGCTGCTGAAGAGCTGGCACGGATTTCCGGCCAGAAACCTGTTATTACAAGAGCTAAAAAATCCATTGCCGCCTTTAAGCTCCGAGAAGGAATGCCCATCGGCTGCACTGTGACGCTCCGTCAGGGGCGGATGTATGATTTTCTGGCTCGTCTGCTGAATGCGGCTCTGCCCCGAGTGAGGGATTTTAAGGGGGTTTCCGGTAAGGCTTTTGACGGTAATGGCAACTATACGCTCGGTATTCGGGAACAGATCATTTTTCCGGAAATTGACTATGATAAGATTGATAAAGTCAAGGGGCTGAACGTGTGTATCGTGACGTCCGCCAAAACCAATGGGGAAGCCAAGGAGCTGCTCCGGCTCATGGGGATGCCCTTCCGGAACTGA
- the rplX gene encoding 50S ribosomal protein L24, with amino-acid sequence MMVKTHIKKEDKVKIVAGKDEGKIGKVLKVIRKDNRVIVENINKVKRHVKPDMKNRQGGIIEQEAPIHLSNVMLMCNHCMKSSRISIQMLENGKKVRVCKKCNENIDA; translated from the coding sequence ATGATGGTAAAAACGCATATAAAAAAAGAAGATAAAGTCAAGATCGTTGCCGGTAAAGATGAAGGTAAGATCGGCAAGGTCCTCAAGGTGATCCGTAAGGATAACCGGGTGATCGTAGAGAACATCAATAAGGTGAAACGCCACGTTAAGCCGGATATGAAAAACCGGCAGGGCGGGATCATCGAACAGGAGGCTCCGATTCATCTGTCCAATGTTATGCTGATGTGCAATCACTGCATGAAGTCTTCCCGCATTAGCATTCAGATGCTGGAAAACGGCAAAAAAGTGCGCGTATGCAAAAAATGCAATGAAAACATCGATGCGTAA
- a CDS encoding type Z 30S ribosomal protein S14, with translation MAKKSLIAKANRKPKFQVRAYNRCPVCGRPRAFLRKFGLCRICFRKMASEGLLPGVTKSSW, from the coding sequence GTGGCCAAGAAATCTTTGATCGCAAAAGCAAATCGTAAGCCCAAATTTCAGGTCCGCGCGTATAACCGCTGCCCTGTTTGTGGTCGCCCCAGAGCCTTTCTTCGCAAATTTGGTCTGTGCCGTATCTGTTTTCGGAAGATGGCATCTGAAGGCTTATTGCCCGGTGTGACCAAATCCAGCTGGTAG
- the rplN gene encoding 50S ribosomal protein L14 encodes MIQAESRLTVADNSGAKEVYCIKVLGGSKRRYAGIGDVIVVSVKEAIPNSKVKKGDVQKAVIVRTSKEISRPDGSKIRFDDNSAVLINNNREPIGTRIFGPVARELRAKRFMKIVSLAPEVL; translated from the coding sequence ATGATTCAGGCTGAAAGCAGACTTACGGTGGCAGACAATTCCGGAGCCAAGGAAGTATACTGTATTAAGGTTCTCGGAGGATCTAAGCGGCGCTATGCCGGCATCGGTGATGTTATTGTGGTATCTGTCAAAGAAGCAATCCCCAATTCAAAAGTAAAAAAGGGGGATGTGCAGAAGGCAGTGATCGTAAGGACATCCAAGGAGATATCCCGACCGGACGGATCAAAAATCCGCTTTGATGATAATTCCGCTGTCTTGATTAACAACAACAGAGAACCCATCGGCACCCGTATCTTCGGACCTGTAGCGCGTGAGCTGCGCGCAAAGCGTTTTATGAAGATTGTCTCCCTGGCGCCCGAGGTCCTCTAA